The sequence AGCTCTTGAGATTTGGGTGGTAATGGACGGATCTGTAAATTGAGTGAAGCGGTTGGAAGACAGACCAGCACATATCTGCCGCCGCTTACataactttattttgacataAGCAGCGGTGATACGCCGATAGGCCAGATAAATGCGACTCAGGCCTCATGGGATAGTGAGCGTCTCCTGCGTCACGCTGTAATCTCTCACAGACAGTGATGGAGTCCTGCTGCTGACACAGCTGTTTGTCACGCTCATCTACAGATTAGCACAAGGTCACAGAGTTTCTGCTGTTTTCTCCGTGTCTGCAGACTCCGAGTTGGCCCTCATGTACAACGACTCGTCTGTGCTGGAGAACCATCATCTGGCGGTGGGCTTCAAACTCCTGCAGGAGGAGAACTGCGACATCTTCCAGAACCTGACCAAAAAGCAGAGACAATCGCTGCGCAAGATGGTCATCGACATAGTACGTCCCGCTCGAGTGACATGAAGCGTTGGCCGTGCTAGATCTGAATTCTGGCTCAAGGTTTTTCTCGCTCGTTTCTCCAAGGTCTTGGCGACTGATATGTCCAAACACATGAACCTGCTGGCCGATCTGAAGACCATGGTCGAGACCAAGAAGGTCACCAGTTCTGGAGTCTTGCTCTTGGACAACTACTCAGACAGGATACAAGTGAGTCTGAAATAGGTCTTTGACTTCCTGTAAACTTCCTGTGGCTCTATCAAAACACTGTTGAGTTCGTTCTAGGGGCCCAACACAGCCCCTTCTGGCTCAGCCAATGGCTTGAATTGGAGGGCGGGATTTGTTTCGTTGACCAATCGCAGTGCGATGGAAATTCATAGAACTTCCCAAAACGCTGTACGgggattttaaataatatttcgtTTCGGTTGTTTGTACATGTAACATGTAAAAGCTACATTTGGCgatttttacagtaattaaaCGGTCAATTAAGAAttcatagaagaaaaaaaataatagaaattatgATGTTATTTAGCTTactgtttgattttattcaagTTGGTTTGTTTATATCAATTTCTCAGCTGCATCtgacacattatttaaatggtaaaataaacattatgaaTTCTTAGAGCTTCAATAacttcaaaaacttttttttttttttttgattctgatttgtttaatatataggATGTCAGTTTCAGCTATATCTGACATATTTTACACTCTTTaagttgtgtatatatataaagctgttCATTCAGAACTTGTTCAATCAAAGAATTTCATTAACTAACggtatattaaatcattttaaacattttagtataGCATTTCAATAGTTTGCATAACTTTGATATGATTTCCTTTTGTTACtggtttgttttaattgtagGATGTCATTTCTCTCAGCTGCTTCTGACACATCGCATAGCGTTTAAATGTTGATGTCCCGGTGTGTGCCGATGTTCCTCAGGTGCTTCAGAACATGGTTCACTGTGCAGACCTCAGTAACCCCACCAAACCCCTGCAGCTGTACAGACAGTGGACCGACCGCATCATGGAGGAGTTCTTCAGTCAGGGggaccgagagagagagcgagggatgGAGATCAGCCCCATGTGTGACAAACATAACGCCTCTGTAGAGAAGTCTCAGGTAGGGTCCTCAGTCCAAAAACAAACTATGGAAAGTATGGAACTGTTTCCACCGCAGAGTCAAAGATGGTTAACTGTAAGAAAATACAACCATTGTTAAACCATTATGAAATCAGCAGACGTAGAACAAgtcattctttttattcatttagttttcatttgtagtttaggttttagtcattttgatatataattcAGTCATtctttacttattatttatgaaattctCAGAAAccacgtttttttaaattttgcaattcagttattcttaataaaacttcacttgtttttttttgactaagttaaaaatagctaaaaaccTAACAAGTTAACTAACGCaataagacaataaaaacataagttatctgtttttttctaaataaactctctctgtgtatataaatatatatgtatgtgtgtgttcatctgcttagttttcatttattttatttattagtattttaacttcaagtaattttattttaatttagatttttatatacagatattatattatatgcattttttaatatatttcgtAACATTACTAAATTTGCtaagtttttcatctaatatttatttcagtttattttaatgtttttttctaattatttcagttttagttgtAGCACTTTGGATAGTTACCAACGCAAaacaatttcataaaatatttatatttcatgtagGTTTTATTCCAGTTACCTAAATGTAATAGATGACAATAAACCGCTGATATGCCAATGGAAAATTTAAATAGCAATTAATGCTATAGAAACATGAATGAAATCAGTTTCTAAACCGCGAGTGCAATTCTGTCTCTGTATCTTTAGGTGGGCTTCATCGATTACATCGTGCACCCGCTGTGGGAGACGTGGGCCGACCTCGTACACCCAGACGCCCAGGACATCCTGGACACGTTAGAGGACAACAGAGAGTGGTACCAGAGCACCATCCCCCAGAGCCCGTCCCCCGCTCCCGACCAGCCCGAGGAGGGCAGCCGCTCCGCCGGAGCAGAGAAGTTCCAGTTCGAGCTGACGCTGGAGGAGGACGGAGAATCAGACACGGAGAAAGACAGCGGCAGCCAggccgaggaggaggaggaggacgacgacgaagaggaggaggaggacaacAGCTGTAGTGATTCCAAAACTCTGATCACGCAGGACTCGGAGTCCACGGAGATTCCCGAAGCGGAGGAGGGAATTTCAGAGGAGGTTTCCACGGAGCCCAGcatggtggaggaggaggaagaagaggaggacgaggaggaagaggaggaggagcagccgGCAGACACGTAGCAGCGCGTCTGGTCGGCCCGGACTAGCTGCCGCGACGGCAAAAAAACGCAAATATTTCATACCAGACAATGAAATTGAGTTCCAAAGCGCACGTTGCACTCCGAGACCTCGGCCactcctctctcgctctctctttctcttttccgtCTCTCTACGAGCTGCCTGGAGACGAGAGGACACTAAGACTTCGGTAGGTTGTCGTTTTATTTGCACTCAGGAATAATATTTAGTCCTCTGTTTTTTCAAGCTTGGTTTGtttacctcctcctcctcctcctcctctgtgaTTCTCTGTGGACGACAGTGAGGAAGTTCCCCGCACAAAGCAATCGGAGGAGACGCCGGCGGGGATCCAGCGTGTTTCCTTGGATTTCAAAGAGACCTTATTTTCTA comes from Puntigrus tetrazona isolate hp1 unplaced genomic scaffold, ASM1883169v1 S000000396, whole genome shotgun sequence and encodes:
- the LOC122333798 gene encoding cAMP-specific 3',5'-cyclic phosphodiesterase 4D isoform X11; the protein is MPEANYLRSVSWGYIKFKRMLNRELTHLSEMSRSGNQVSEFISNTFLDKQHDVEMPSPQTQKEKEKKKKPMCQISGVKKLMHSTSLTNSNIPRFGVKTDTEDSLAKELEDINKWGLNVFKVTEFSGNRPLTVMMYTIFQERDLLKTFKIPLDTFITYLMTLEDHYHADVAYHNNIHAADVTQSTHVLLSTPALEAVFTDLEILAAIFASAIHDVDHPGVSNQFLINTNSELALMYNDSSVLENHHLAVGFKLLQEENCDIFQNLTKKQRQSLRKMVIDIVLATDMSKHMNLLADLKTMVETKKVTSSGVLLLDNYSDRIQVLQNMVHCADLSNPTKPLQLYRQWTDRIMEEFFSQGDRERERGMEISPMCDKHNASVEKSQVGFIDYIVHPLWETWADLVHPDAQDILDTLEDNREWYQSTIPQSPSPAPDQPEEGSRSAGAEKFQFELTLEEDGESDTEKDSGSQAEEEEEDDDEEEEEDNSCSDSKTLITQDSESTEIPEAEEGISEEVSTEPSMVEEEEEEEDEEEEEEEQPADT